One part of the Microbulbifer sp. THAF38 genome encodes these proteins:
- a CDS encoding glycosyltransferase, giving the protein MSNKPIRVAQVLAGAEHGGAENFFVRLVSGLNPRAEINEKAFIRNHDHRVQALRNNGVETEGFKFGGKLDFLGRRVYREALNNWQPDIVMTWMGRATIITPNSKNYLLVSRLGHYYNLKYYRHADYWIGISKGICQHMIDGGIPRERIFHIPNFADETPVEPLPRNSFDTPEDKPLILAAGRLHINKGFDVLLHSLAQIPDATLWLAGSGPEEANLKALCHKLGLDQRVRFLGWRNDVTTLMRTADLFVCPSRHEGLGSIVMESWAHRCPIVATNSQGPGEVISDGHSGLITPIDDADALAKAVRSVLDNPDLRQSLIENAAEVYAQGYSKQFIVDSYIELYDTLMRRGRP; this is encoded by the coding sequence TAACAAGCCAATTCGAGTGGCGCAGGTCCTCGCCGGTGCCGAGCACGGCGGTGCGGAAAATTTTTTCGTGCGCCTGGTAAGCGGATTGAATCCGCGCGCTGAGATTAACGAGAAAGCCTTTATCCGCAACCACGATCACCGCGTGCAGGCGCTGCGCAACAATGGAGTCGAAACCGAAGGTTTTAAGTTTGGCGGCAAACTGGATTTTCTCGGTCGCAGAGTTTACCGCGAGGCACTGAATAACTGGCAGCCGGACATCGTGATGACCTGGATGGGGCGCGCCACCATTATCACCCCCAACTCAAAAAACTACCTATTGGTCAGTCGGCTCGGTCACTATTACAACCTGAAATACTACCGCCACGCGGATTATTGGATCGGTATCAGTAAGGGTATTTGCCAGCATATGATCGATGGCGGTATTCCCAGGGAGCGTATTTTTCATATCCCCAATTTTGCCGATGAGACTCCGGTAGAACCGCTGCCACGCAACAGTTTCGATACCCCCGAAGACAAACCCTTGATCCTTGCCGCGGGCCGCCTGCACATCAACAAGGGTTTTGATGTCCTGCTGCACTCCCTGGCGCAGATACCCGACGCCACCCTGTGGCTCGCCGGTAGCGGCCCCGAAGAGGCCAACCTGAAAGCGCTGTGCCACAAGCTCGGCCTGGACCAGCGCGTGCGCTTCCTCGGCTGGCGCAACGACGTCACGACCCTGATGCGCACCGCGGATCTGTTTGTATGCCCATCACGGCACGAGGGACTGGGTTCCATCGTAATGGAGTCCTGGGCACATCGCTGCCCGATTGTCGCCACCAATTCCCAGGGGCCCGGCGAAGTGATCAGTGATGGTCACAGCGGACTTATTACTCCCATCGACGATGCCGATGCCCTGGCCAAAGCCGTCCGCTCGGTGCTGGATAACCCAGATTTACGCCAGAGCCTGATTGAGAATGCCGCGGAAGTGTATGCGCAGGGCTATTCGAAGCAATTTATTGTGGACTCCTATATTGAACTCTACGATACCCTGATGAGACGCGGGCGCCCCTAG
- a CDS encoding DUF4136 domain-containing protein has product MRYITMGLMTLLFLAGCQEMQVERVNTGAQPVAFSTYKWGVTPLNDVDASAQLVELDEEMRGTVAAQLQQRGYRQVAQDQDADMVVDYQVAVVDEFFSGDTRDPSWDKQFDSNAPQDVVELPPLTDAPLVIMSVGIGRPDGVTIWGGSASELLTRPDSVEQRQRLISRGVSELLRDLPPAYQ; this is encoded by the coding sequence ATGCGTTACATAACCATGGGACTAATGACACTGCTGTTTTTGGCCGGGTGCCAGGAAATGCAAGTGGAACGGGTGAATACGGGAGCCCAGCCGGTGGCTTTTTCCACTTATAAATGGGGAGTAACGCCCCTCAACGATGTGGATGCCTCTGCACAATTGGTGGAGCTGGATGAGGAAATGCGCGGCACGGTGGCGGCCCAATTACAGCAGCGCGGTTACCGGCAGGTAGCCCAGGACCAGGATGCGGATATGGTCGTGGATTATCAGGTGGCTGTGGTGGATGAGTTTTTTTCCGGAGATACCCGGGACCCAAGCTGGGATAAGCAGTTTGACAGCAACGCACCGCAAGATGTGGTGGAATTGCCACCACTTACCGATGCACCACTGGTGATTATGAGTGTGGGGATTGGTCGCCCTGATGGCGTGACAATTTGGGGTGGCAGTGCCAGCGAGCTGCTGACCCGCCCCGATAGTGTTGAACAGCGTCAACGCCTGATTTCACGAGGCGTCAGTGAATTATTACGGGATCTGCCACCAGCGTATCAGTGA